CGCGGAATCCGACGTCGGAGTAGACGCGGACGGCGGCATCGATGATCTGCTGTCGGATTGGTTCGGTCATTTCGGGTTCGTGAAATCTTTCACAACGCAAGCGACTACTTGCTTACAACGCAAGCAACCGCTTGCAGGTTTCACGAGACCGTTGCAGTCAGTTGTATGACAGTATGTTCCTATATTTTCGGGATGTATTCGGTCTTGTCAAGGATTTTCCGATATCTGGCAGTGGTTGTACAGGTATTGGAAGCGCGGAACCATCGGCCGCGCGCCATGATTCTGATGTCCGACGTGCCACCCGTACCCCTTCAGGACCCATGACCAAGCAGAAGCCGACCGATCCCGCGCTCGCCGAGAAGCTCTCGCCGATGCAGTACCAGGTGACGCAGTGCAGCGCGACCGAGCCGCCGTTCCGGAACGAGTTCTGGGATCACCATGAGCCCGGGCTCTACGTGGACGTCGTCTCCGGCGAGCCGCTCTTCTCGTCGCTCGACAAGTTCGATTCGGGGACGGGGTGGCCGTCGTTCACCAAGCCGGTACTGCAGGAGCACGTCACGGAGCACCGCGACGTCTCGCACTTCATGGTCCGGACGGAGGTCCGGTCGAAGGAGGGTGACTCGCATCTCGGGCACCTGTTCGACGACGGCCCCGGCCCGCTGGGGCTCCGCTACTGCATCAACTCGGCGTCGCTGCGGTTCATCCCCGTGGCGCGGCTCGCGGCGGAGGGGTACGAGAAGTTCGTGCCGCTCTTCGAGGAACAGGCGCGCCGCAAGGCGGGGGAGTCGGCGTGAGCGGTGCTCTGGAACTCGCGACGCTCGGCGGCGGCTGCTTCTGGTGTCTCGAGGCGGTCTACCTGGAGCTGCGCGGCGTGCGGTCGGTGAAGAGCGGCTACGCCGGCGGCCATGTGCCGAACCCGACGTACGAGCAGGTGTGCGGCAAGCGGACGGGACACGCCGAGGTCATCCAGGTGGCGTACGATCCGACGGAGATCACCTATCGCGAGCTGCTCGAGGTGTTCTTCACCATCCACGACCCGACGACCATCGACCGTCAGGGGAACGACGTGGGGCCGCAGTACCGCTCGGCGATCTTCACGCACTCGCCGGAGCAGGAGACCGAGGCGCGGGCCGCACGGGCGTCAGCGCAGGCGCACTGGGACGATCCGATCGTGACGGAGGTGGAGCCGCTGGAGACGTTCTGGCCGGCGGAGACGTACCACGACAACTACTTCGCACGGAACCCGGGGAACCCGTACTGCGCGGTGGTGGTGGCGCCGAAGGTGTCGAAGGCGCGGAAGTTGTTCCTCGACAAGCTCGCGCGGCGCTGAGGGTCGGCACCGGGGATCGGGACGTCGGCGGCGAGGGACGCGACGCTCCGCGTGGTGTAGAATTCGCCACCATGGTCCCGTCCGCCGCCCGTCCGCCCCGCCTGACGCCGTTCGTCGCCGCATTGTTGCTGCTCCTGCCGTCCGTCCTGCGGGCGCAGCCCGGCACGCTCCGCGGCCTCGTCACCGACACGACCGGGCGCCCGCTCGAGAACGTCGAGGTCCTCTCGATCAACGCGAAGCGCAGCGTCCGTACCGGGAAGGACGGCCGCTTCCTCCTCACGCGGCTCCCGTTCGGTCAGCAGTTGATCATGGCACGCACGGTGGGGTACCAGCCGGCGGATCGCGCCGTGAACATGCTCGACACGGCGCAGGCCGAGATCTCGTTCCGGCTCCGGCGCGTGGTCCAGGCACTCGACACCGTGCGCATCGTCTCGCACGACGGCTGCGTCGCCTACGACTTCGCGGGGTTCGATTGCCGGCGGCGCGCGGGGATCGGCCAGTTCCGTG
This window of the Gemmatimonadota bacterium genome carries:
- the msrB gene encoding peptide-methionine (R)-S-oxide reductase MsrB — encoded protein: MTKQKPTDPALAEKLSPMQYQVTQCSATEPPFRNEFWDHHEPGLYVDVVSGEPLFSSLDKFDSGTGWPSFTKPVLQEHVTEHRDVSHFMVRTEVRSKEGDSHLGHLFDDGPGPLGLRYCINSASLRFIPVARLAAEGYEKFVPLFEEQARRKAGESA
- a CDS encoding carboxypeptidase regulatory-like domain-containing protein; protein product: MVPSAARPPRLTPFVAALLLLLPSVLRAQPGTLRGLVTDTTGRPLENVEVLSINAKRSVRTGKDGRFLLTRLPFGQQLIMARTVGYQPADRAVNMLDTAQAEISFRLRRVVQALDTVRIVSHDGCVAYDFAGFDCRRRAGIGQFRGPEELAALRSYYWADMFEGLPGLRREAVRDSLIGQDWHVASVTGWRCLSEGWNGRHRTADLENIRPDQIVAIEHYETYDKVPAAYKRLAWPNGQDKPCALVMYWTRGFLENEAKRRR
- the msrA gene encoding peptide-methionine (S)-S-oxide reductase MsrA — translated: MSGALELATLGGGCFWCLEAVYLELRGVRSVKSGYAGGHVPNPTYEQVCGKRTGHAEVIQVAYDPTEITYRELLEVFFTIHDPTTIDRQGNDVGPQYRSAIFTHSPEQETEARAARASAQAHWDDPIVTEVEPLETFWPAETYHDNYFARNPGNPYCAVVVAPKVSKARKLFLDKLARR